A genomic region of Methylobacterium durans contains the following coding sequences:
- a CDS encoding S9 family peptidase has product MASDSTFPTTRPEAPAAERRPHGFTVHGRALTDDYAWLKAENWREVLKDPAALPADIRACLEAENAYAEAMLGEVSDLRRTLVAEMRGRIKEDESGVPEPDGPFAYYTRHREGGQHPLVCRRPRSLLVLTGTASETVHEDGRETGETILLDGDREGEGLPFFELAAAVHSDDHGRLAWSADIKGSELYTIRVRDLATDQDLDDRVEATSGEAVWAADGASFYYVGVDANHRPARVLHHSLGTPQESDAIIYEESDSGYFVHIGTTQSKAYLTITASDHETSEVRLIDRAAPAAAPILVEPRTPLLIYSVEHWGQHLFILTNADGAEDFKIATTRLDAPGRANWRDLIPHRAGVMIRHQHVIGGHLVRLEIENARPRIIVRDMQGQEHAVAFAEEAYSLGLQPGHEFETAVIRFTYSSMTTPAETYDYDCVTRARQLRKRQEVPSGHDPAAYVTRRVFATAPDGEQVPISLLHRRDLPLDGTAPLLLYGYGSYGTLMPASFRTNLLSLVDRGFVYAIAHIRGGTEKGWRWYLDGKREKKPNTFSDFVACARALAAEGYTAEGRIVAHGGSAGGMLMGAVANLAPELFSGIIADVPFVDVLNTMLDGDLPLTPPEWPEWGNPGESEAAFTTILSYSPYDNVGAKTYPAILALAGLTDPRVTYWEPAKWVARLRATMTGGGPVLMRTNMEAGHGGAAGRFDRLEEVGLIYAFALLAVGRA; this is encoded by the coding sequence ATGGCGTCCGACAGCACGTTCCCGACCACCCGCCCCGAGGCGCCCGCGGCCGAGCGCCGCCCGCACGGCTTCACGGTGCACGGGCGCGCGCTCACGGACGATTACGCTTGGCTGAAGGCCGAGAACTGGCGCGAGGTCCTGAAGGACCCGGCCGCCCTGCCCGCCGACATCCGAGCCTGCCTAGAGGCCGAGAACGCCTATGCCGAGGCGATGCTCGGCGAGGTCTCGGACCTGCGCCGGACCCTGGTCGCGGAGATGCGCGGCCGCATCAAGGAGGACGAGAGCGGCGTGCCCGAGCCGGACGGGCCCTTCGCCTACTACACGCGCCACCGCGAGGGCGGGCAGCACCCCCTCGTCTGCCGGCGCCCGCGCAGCCTCCTCGTCCTGACGGGGACCGCCTCCGAGACGGTCCACGAGGACGGGCGGGAGACCGGCGAGACGATCCTCCTCGACGGCGACCGGGAGGGCGAGGGCCTGCCCTTCTTCGAGCTCGCCGCCGCGGTCCACTCGGACGATCACGGACGGCTCGCCTGGAGCGCCGACATCAAGGGCTCGGAACTCTACACGATCCGTGTGCGCGATCTCGCGACCGATCAGGATCTCGACGACCGCGTCGAGGCGACCTCCGGCGAGGCGGTCTGGGCGGCGGACGGCGCCTCCTTCTACTACGTCGGCGTCGACGCGAACCACCGTCCGGCCCGCGTCCTGCACCACAGCCTCGGCACCCCGCAGGAGAGTGACGCGATCATCTACGAGGAGTCCGATTCGGGATACTTCGTGCATATCGGAACGACGCAATCGAAGGCCTATCTGACCATCACGGCGAGCGACCACGAGACCTCGGAGGTCCGCCTGATCGACCGGGCCGCTCCGGCCGCGGCACCGATCCTCGTCGAGCCGCGCACGCCGCTGCTGATCTACTCGGTGGAGCATTGGGGCCAGCACCTCTTCATCCTGACGAACGCCGACGGGGCCGAGGACTTCAAGATCGCGACGACACGCCTCGACGCGCCGGGCCGCGCGAACTGGCGCGACCTGATCCCGCACCGGGCGGGGGTGATGATCCGCCACCAGCACGTCATCGGCGGCCACCTCGTGCGGCTCGAGATCGAGAACGCCCGGCCCCGCATCATCGTGCGCGACATGCAGGGCCAGGAGCATGCGGTGGCCTTCGCGGAGGAGGCCTACTCGCTCGGCCTCCAGCCCGGCCACGAGTTCGAGACGGCGGTGATCCGCTTCACCTATTCCTCGATGACGACGCCCGCCGAGACCTACGATTACGATTGCGTCACCCGCGCCCGGCAATTGCGCAAGCGCCAGGAGGTGCCGAGTGGCCACGACCCGGCGGCCTACGTGACGCGGCGCGTCTTCGCCACCGCTCCGGACGGCGAGCAGGTGCCGATCTCGCTCCTGCACCGGCGCGACCTTCCCCTCGACGGCACCGCGCCGCTCCTCCTCTACGGCTACGGCTCCTACGGCACGCTGATGCCGGCCTCCTTCCGGACGAACCTGCTGTCCCTCGTCGACCGCGGCTTCGTCTATGCCATCGCCCATATCCGCGGCGGCACCGAGAAGGGCTGGCGCTGGTACCTCGACGGCAAGCGCGAGAAGAAACCGAACACCTTCAGCGACTTCGTCGCCTGCGCCCGGGCGCTCGCGGCCGAGGGCTACACGGCGGAGGGGCGGATCGTGGCGCATGGCGGCAGCGCGGGCGGCATGCTGATGGGGGCGGTGGCGAACCTCGCGCCGGAGCTGTTCTCCGGCATCATCGCCGACGTGCCCTTCGTCGACGTGCTCAACACGATGCTCGACGGCGACCTCCCGCTGACCCCACCGGAATGGCCCGAATGGGGCAACCCGGGCGAGAGCGAGGCGGCCTTCACGACGATCCTGTCCTATTCACCCTACGACAACGTGGGGGCCAAGACCTACCCCGCCATTCTGGCGCTCGCCGGCCTCACCGACCCGCGCGTCACCTACTGGGAGCCCGCCAAATGGGTCGCTCGGCTGCGCGCCACCATGACGGGGGGCGGACCGGTGCTGATGCGCACCAACATGGAGGCCGGCCACGGCGGCGCTGCCGGCCGCTTCGACCGCCTGGAGGAGGTTGGCTTGATCTACGCCTTCGCCTTGCTGGCGGTCGGGCGGGCGTGA
- a CDS encoding DUF6456 domain-containing protein, with product MPSRGRARSVSPAGAEAARLLSALAGNGAYAFPDPIEGERLILRGGGAGVSVGNGRFAAEAGEALVAADLALREPGPRARLTISEAGRARLRRGAAPGHSEGAAFLAQHLDLEEAGERGAEGRLRDASESPLAWMARRRGRDGAPLIDGACFEAGERLRRDLEAARMMPRMGTDWTLPRVDGCGPSDPAAASDRVVGALARVRAALDAVGGDLAGLLIDLCGHLKGLERIEAERRWPARSAKVVARIALGRLAEHYGLEREASGPERARGRLWRARR from the coding sequence ATCCCGTCCCGCGGCCGAGCGCGTAGCGTTTCCCCGGCTGGAGCGGAGGCCGCACGCCTCCTCTCGGCGCTCGCCGGGAACGGCGCCTACGCGTTTCCCGACCCGATCGAGGGCGAGCGCCTGATCCTGCGGGGGGGTGGCGCGGGCGTCTCGGTCGGCAACGGCCGCTTCGCCGCGGAGGCCGGCGAGGCCCTCGTCGCGGCCGATCTCGCCCTGCGCGAGCCGGGTCCGCGCGCCCGGCTCACCATCAGCGAGGCGGGCCGAGCCCGGCTGCGGCGCGGCGCGGCTCCCGGGCACAGCGAGGGCGCGGCCTTCCTCGCCCAGCACCTCGACCTGGAGGAAGCGGGCGAGCGGGGCGCCGAGGGGCGCCTGCGCGACGCCTCCGAGAGTCCGCTCGCCTGGATGGCCCGGCGGCGGGGGCGCGACGGGGCTCCGCTCATCGATGGCGCCTGCTTCGAGGCGGGCGAGCGCCTGCGCCGGGATCTGGAGGCGGCGCGGATGATGCCGCGGATGGGGACGGACTGGACCCTGCCGCGGGTCGATGGCTGCGGGCCGAGCGACCCCGCCGCGGCCTCCGACCGGGTGGTCGGCGCACTGGCCCGGGTGCGCGCCGCCCTCGACGCGGTGGGGGGCGATCTGGCCGGCCTCCTGATCGACCTGTGCGGGCACCTCAAGGGCTTGGAGCGGATCGAGGCGGAGCGGCGCTGGCCGGCCCGCTCGGCGAAGGTCGTCGCCCGCATCGCCCTCGGGCGGCTCGCGGAGCATTACGGGCTCGAACGCGAGGCGTCGGGCCCCGAGCGGGCCCGCGGCCGGCTCTGGCGGGCGCGGAGGTGA
- a CDS encoding metallophosphoesterase family protein yields MTSFTFIHAADLHLGSPLAGLALKDADIARRFATAGRRAFEDLVTRAIEMEAAFLLVAGDVYDGDWTDNTIGLFFARQVARLDRAGIPVILVRGNHDAESVITRSITLPPSVKTFPTQRADTHRLDHLRVALHGRSFPNRAVEENYALAYPATVPGWFNIGLLHTSCTGHAAHATYAPCSVADLAGRGYDYWALGHVHDYAELSRDPWIVFPGNLQGRSVRECGEKGAVAVEVTDGRIRAVRRLIVDHARFATLPVDLSDTVSEREAIARVEDALRPLSEDAQGRLIAVRVSLTGRTKLHDRLAADREGLTAEIQAAAHRVHEDIWLERLRIETARPRAPASADPAPGIGLDPAELLAAVDRDPDFRARARAALAEITAKLPSGMQAGAQGGMQVEDGLADEFDALCAEAEAVILGRLRGREC; encoded by the coding sequence ATGACGAGCTTCACCTTCATTCACGCCGCCGACCTCCATCTCGGCAGCCCGCTCGCGGGCCTCGCCCTCAAGGACGCGGACATCGCCCGGCGCTTCGCGACGGCCGGGCGGCGGGCCTTCGAGGATCTCGTGACGCGGGCAATCGAGATGGAGGCCGCCTTCCTCCTCGTCGCGGGCGACGTCTACGACGGCGACTGGACGGACAACACGATCGGCCTGTTCTTCGCCCGCCAGGTGGCCCGCCTCGACCGCGCGGGCATCCCCGTCATCCTCGTGCGCGGCAACCACGACGCCGAGAGCGTGATCACCCGCTCGATCACCCTGCCGCCCTCCGTAAAGACCTTTCCGACGCAGCGCGCCGACACGCACCGGCTCGACCACCTGCGGGTGGCGCTGCATGGGCGCAGCTTCCCGAACCGGGCCGTGGAGGAGAACTACGCGCTGGCCTACCCGGCCACGGTGCCGGGCTGGTTCAACATCGGCCTCCTGCACACCTCCTGCACGGGACACGCGGCCCACGCCACCTACGCCCCCTGCTCGGTCGCGGATCTCGCGGGCCGCGGCTACGATTACTGGGCGCTCGGCCACGTCCACGACTACGCGGAACTGTCCCGCGACCCCTGGATCGTCTTTCCCGGCAACCTGCAGGGCCGCAGCGTGCGCGAATGCGGCGAGAAGGGCGCCGTCGCGGTCGAGGTGACGGACGGGCGGATCCGTGCCGTGCGCCGCCTGATCGTCGATCACGCCCGATTCGCCACCCTTCCCGTCGATCTCTCGGACACGGTGAGCGAGCGCGAGGCGATCGCCCGCGTCGAGGACGCGCTGCGCCCGCTCTCCGAGGACGCGCAGGGGCGGCTCATCGCGGTGCGGGTGAGCCTGACGGGGCGGACGAAGCTGCACGACCGCCTCGCCGCCGACCGGGAGGGCCTGACCGCCGAGATCCAGGCCGCCGCCCATCGCGTCCACGAGGACATCTGGCTGGAGCGCCTGCGCATCGAGACCGCGCGGCCCCGCGCCCCCGCCTCGGCCGATCCGGCGCCCGGCATCGGCCTCGATCCGGCGGAGCTCCTCGCGGCCGTCGACCGCGACCCGGATTTCCGCGCCCGGGCCCGGGCCGCCCTCGCCGAGATCACGGCCAAGCTGCCGAGCGGAATGCAGGCTGGGGCGCAGGGCGGGATGCAGGTCGAGGACGGCCTCGCCGACGAGTTCGACGCCCTCTGCGCGGAGGCCGAGGCGGTGATCCTCGGTCGCCTGCGCGGGCGGGAATGCTGA
- a CDS encoding AsmA family protein yields the protein MRDILTALAGAVILILVAALAVPPFVDWQGQRAAVDGAIARSLGLPARSEGRVAVRLLPSPRLRLDRLHLGEESDKPALDARFVSAEIALTPLLKGEIRFTETEIRRAEIKLPVGEGDALLVPADFAEALRARDLAIDDLRIRQLFLTTFVPATGRTDQIQAESLSLQAPSLVGPWRVEGASGGVPFRLATGEPAADGSVMVKLSGGGDAHPRFEADLRLAFAPAGGLAAAGDGPRPLVPEAEGTARLVVGPPAQVAGAYLPFSLGGKFTAQGPRVRFEGVNAEIDPGGQAIRLAGTGQIDLRAWRAGLSLEARRVDLDAFLLSSTGQALIARGLPRGGRGLPVMIDLDLGIDTLGLGLDEWTGVRLAGTLDRTGGLLLRRFQATAPGAAALAASGEIDTEPSPRFNGEVSLRAASSDGLGRYLRKLGLGGPVVAVMDGRPIQASADVSATAPDFSLRNLRLDLGGAQVTGIARYTTGGGGTRGRFDAQIKARGIDIAGLPSLTGALEGLQGHDLGLTVQARDVRYGPAGPNSGNGTIAASIQSDGASLVVDSLDVTDLAGANAKLSGQIAPNGSGRIAGRVTAPVAAPLLALLDRVWVAESRLIPNFLRTGPLDLDVTAERQAGEAEALRTVAKGRAGGGTLDASLLSRAGHVESLDVTLGTPKAGLWFGREDEAALNRPATLTLTGRQVAGSTDLGVEGRGQIAGVTVATRQPVVLSPEVGPPARGEVRVETADLGPVLALLGTAAAGPGAWPADLTIGFGRAGSDARIGLIGQAAGSTVSAELTRAPEGEISGTARLARLSLPSLAGLLVMPQGGRPERTAEGGWSSRPFAPPPAKAPRTAIDLRVEALDLGRGLTATGTAFRLDLDDGVLSLRDLTGQLAGAARRLRDAVAARTGRRDLGRGQPRRRRAQGAPARQRDPGARRRYAPLRHQRRQPGGARRQSLGQRRGAARRHHGAAGGSRRRRPRPRAGARRGRSPARGPPAGDRRGGVLRRPGPQPRADLRARHPHRRRAEGRAPRPRSRRRPLARDARPRSARPPARRPRRAHGRRDAQGLDRGRPDSPARLRRSAHRARAHPRCRRPLERARRGRAAAGA from the coding sequence GTGCGTGATATCCTGACCGCTCTTGCCGGCGCCGTCATCCTGATCCTCGTCGCGGCGCTCGCCGTTCCGCCCTTCGTCGACTGGCAGGGCCAGCGCGCGGCCGTCGACGGGGCAATCGCCCGCTCGCTCGGCCTGCCGGCCCGCAGCGAAGGGCGTGTCGCGGTGCGGCTCCTGCCCTCGCCACGCCTGCGGCTCGACCGGCTGCATCTCGGCGAGGAGTCCGACAAGCCCGCCCTCGATGCGCGCTTCGTCAGCGCGGAGATCGCGCTGACGCCCCTCCTCAAGGGCGAGATCCGCTTCACTGAGACCGAGATCCGGCGCGCCGAGATCAAGCTCCCCGTCGGCGAGGGCGATGCCCTGCTCGTGCCGGCGGACTTCGCCGAGGCCCTGCGGGCGCGCGACCTCGCTATCGACGACCTGCGCATCCGCCAGCTGTTCCTGACCACGTTCGTGCCGGCGACGGGCCGGACCGACCAGATCCAGGCCGAATCGCTGAGCCTGCAGGCTCCCTCCCTGGTCGGGCCCTGGCGCGTCGAGGGCGCGAGCGGCGGCGTGCCGTTCCGCCTCGCCACCGGCGAGCCCGCCGCGGATGGCAGCGTCATGGTGAAGCTCTCGGGCGGCGGCGACGCGCATCCCCGCTTCGAGGCCGACCTGCGCCTCGCCTTCGCGCCCGCTGGCGGTCTCGCCGCGGCGGGCGACGGCCCGCGCCCGCTGGTCCCCGAGGCGGAGGGCACGGCCCGCCTCGTCGTCGGGCCGCCGGCCCAGGTCGCCGGCGCCTACCTGCCCTTCAGCCTCGGCGGCAAGTTCACCGCGCAGGGGCCGCGGGTCCGCTTCGAGGGCGTCAACGCCGAGATCGACCCGGGCGGCCAGGCGATCCGCCTCGCCGGCACGGGCCAGATCGATCTCCGGGCGTGGCGGGCCGGCCTCTCGCTGGAGGCGCGCCGGGTCGATCTCGACGCCTTCCTCCTGTCGAGCACCGGGCAGGCCCTGATCGCCCGGGGCCTGCCGAGAGGCGGACGGGGGCTGCCCGTGATGATCGACCTCGATCTCGGCATCGACACGCTCGGGCTCGGCCTCGACGAGTGGACGGGGGTCCGCCTCGCCGGCACACTCGACCGCACCGGCGGCCTGCTCCTGCGCCGGTTCCAGGCGACAGCCCCCGGGGCCGCCGCGCTCGCGGCCAGCGGCGAGATCGACACGGAGCCGAGCCCCCGCTTCAACGGGGAGGTGTCGCTCCGCGCAGCCTCCTCCGACGGGCTCGGACGCTACCTGCGCAAGCTCGGCCTCGGCGGCCCGGTCGTCGCCGTGATGGACGGGCGGCCGATCCAGGCGAGCGCCGACGTCTCGGCCACCGCCCCCGACTTCTCCCTGCGCAACCTCCGGCTCGACCTCGGCGGCGCGCAGGTGACGGGCATCGCCCGCTACACGACGGGCGGCGGCGGCACCCGCGGACGCTTCGACGCGCAGATCAAGGCGCGGGGCATCGACATCGCGGGTCTGCCCTCCCTCACCGGGGCGCTCGAGGGGCTGCAGGGGCACGATCTCGGCCTGACGGTCCAGGCCCGCGACGTCCGCTACGGGCCGGCCGGCCCGAATTCGGGCAACGGCACGATCGCGGCGAGCATCCAGTCGGACGGGGCGAGTCTCGTCGTCGACAGCCTCGACGTCACCGACCTCGCGGGCGCCAACGCCAAGCTGTCCGGGCAGATCGCGCCGAACGGCTCGGGCCGGATCGCGGGGCGCGTGACCGCCCCCGTCGCCGCACCGCTGCTCGCGCTCCTCGACCGGGTCTGGGTTGCGGAGTCGCGGCTGATCCCGAATTTCCTGCGCACCGGACCCCTCGACCTCGACGTCACGGCCGAGCGGCAGGCGGGCGAGGCGGAGGCCCTGCGCACGGTGGCGAAGGGCAGGGCCGGCGGCGGCACCCTCGACGCCTCGCTCCTCAGCCGGGCCGGGCATGTCGAGAGCCTCGACGTAACCCTCGGCACGCCGAAGGCCGGCCTCTGGTTCGGGCGCGAGGACGAGGCGGCCCTGAACCGGCCCGCGACCCTCACCCTGACCGGACGGCAGGTTGCCGGCAGCACCGACCTCGGCGTCGAAGGGCGGGGGCAGATCGCGGGCGTGACCGTCGCGACCCGCCAGCCCGTCGTGCTCTCACCCGAGGTCGGCCCGCCCGCTCGCGGCGAGGTGCGGGTCGAGACCGCCGATCTCGGCCCCGTCCTCGCACTCCTCGGGACGGCAGCGGCCGGTCCGGGAGCATGGCCGGCCGATCTCACGATCGGGTTCGGCCGGGCGGGCAGCGACGCCCGCATCGGCCTCATCGGTCAGGCGGCGGGCAGCACGGTGAGTGCCGAGCTGACGCGGGCGCCGGAGGGGGAGATCTCCGGCACGGCGCGGCTCGCCCGGCTCTCCCTGCCGAGCCTCGCCGGGCTCCTCGTGATGCCGCAGGGCGGGCGGCCGGAGCGCACGGCCGAGGGTGGCTGGTCGAGCCGCCCCTTCGCGCCGCCCCCGGCGAAGGCGCCGCGAACCGCCATCGACCTGCGGGTCGAGGCACTCGATCTCGGGCGAGGGCTCACCGCGACGGGCACAGCTTTCAGGCTCGACCTCGACGACGGGGTGCTGAGCCTGCGCGACCTGACGGGCCAGCTCGCGGGGGCGGCTCGCCGCCTCCGCGACGCTGTCGCGGCACGGACAGGCCGCCGCGATCTCGGGCGAGGGCAGCCTCGACGCCGCCGCGCTCAAGGGGCTCCTGCCCGACAGCGCGATCCAGGGGCGCGTCGGCGCTACGCTCCGCTTCGGCACCAGCGGCGACAGCCCGGAGGCGCTCGTCGGCAATCTCTCGGGCAGCGGCGAGGTGCGGCTCGCCGACATCATGGCGCCGCGGGCGGATCCCGGCGCCGTCGGCCGCGCCCTCGCGCGGGCGCTCGCCGAGGACGATCCCCTGCGCGAGGGCCACCTGCTGGCGATCGTCGCGGAGGAGTTCTCCGCCGCCCCGGCCCGCAGCCGCGGGCCGATCTCCGCGCCCGCCACCCTCATCGGCGGCGTGCTGAGGGCCGGGCCCCTCGACCTCGATCTCGGCGCCGCCCGCTGGCGCGGGACGCTCGGCCTCGATCTGCGCGACCTCCGGCTCGACGCCCGCGGCGCGCTCACGGGCGGCGAGATGCCCAAGGGCTGGACCGGGGGCGCCCTGACAGTCCAGCTCGGCTTCGCCGGTCCGCTCACCGCGCCCGAGCGCACCCTCGATGTCGGCGGCCTCTCGAACGGGCTCGCCGCGGTCGTGCTGCAGCGGGAGCTTGA
- a CDS encoding MucR family transcriptional regulator — MNETDTPVDYVELAADIVSAYVSNNPVPPGELPQLIGRIHTALLQVGNGQPEAKAVSATPLQPAVPIKKSVTPDHIVCLEDGRTFKSLKRHLRAKYDLSPEQYRARWGLPPDYPMVAPNYAKARSDLAKAIGLGQTRPGGYDEAA, encoded by the coding sequence ATGAACGAGACAGACACCCCGGTCGACTACGTCGAGCTGGCCGCCGACATCGTGTCGGCCTACGTGAGCAACAACCCCGTCCCCCCGGGCGAGCTGCCGCAACTCATCGGCCGCATCCACACCGCTCTCCTTCAGGTCGGCAACGGCCAGCCGGAGGCCAAGGCGGTCTCCGCCACGCCGCTGCAGCCCGCGGTTCCGATCAAGAAGTCGGTCACGCCGGACCACATCGTCTGCCTGGAGGACGGGCGCACCTTCAAGTCGCTGAAGCGGCACCTGCGCGCCAAGTACGATCTCAGCCCCGAGCAGTACCGCGCCCGCTGGGGCCTGCCGCCCGACTACCCGATGGTGGCCCCGAACTACGCCAAGGCCCGCTCCGACCTCGCCAAGGCGATCGGCCTCGGCCAGACCCGTCCCGGCGGCTACGACGAGGCTGCCTGA
- a CDS encoding ATP-binding protein — MANSPNAGPSTRASPRPGADAPPADPASLRADLKTLAPLRNDVARRDALAATIQGEAKQIALRAARLSPPIQDLSAFVALRRPSHETIARFGRAMDGLERDRIRATDRREAAARTIRQTRERMRRREAGRPIPTLADLAALRTERDARLAPVRAQLAGEPGAGNADDLARFEDAMLAVDRAADDLVADAARAAEHGADRQRLDAEEAEEAAAAQDLAAIDARLEEGRIAWHEAWAPAGIEPATPAEMTAWLTEVEARVEDVLALEGRRAEHAHLTARIETARAPLLALSRRAGLSDLDGLDVGLILARAEDRVAALSAAWEATREAQARARAIAEQIARIEVERAEATARQKAWRGEWSTALHGLGLRPEAEPDEAESALEAWRAVPTLLREHDSHLRRITGIRRDMETYRGSVAGLTAMLAPELGPLPASSAMKALQGRLQAATRDETRRQDLARRRADAAQALEAAARAALAAREALAAHGAELPEPGRDPAGLHARLLARRALRTEFAGRRAELARAAEGVSEESLRADLAAATPDAIEASLAQLALDDDDLDQRGKVAFADRDRGERRRSELEGGTGAELAAAQRKAAEAELQATARHWAVLKLASLLLGSAIGRHRAGQQDPLLTRAGALFSGLTGGAFAGLAQEYDEADRPCIVGRRASGETVHVSGLSEGTRDQLYLALRLAHLEDYAARNEPAPFVGDDLFLTFDDARTAHGLEALAAIGGTIQPILFTHHRHVAEIARARLGDAVDVLDL; from the coding sequence GTGGCGAACTCGCCCAACGCCGGGCCGAGCACGCGCGCCTCGCCGAGGCCCGGGGCCGACGCGCCGCCGGCCGATCCCGCGTCCCTGCGGGCCGACCTCAAGACCCTCGCGCCCCTGCGCAACGACGTGGCGCGCCGCGACGCGCTCGCGGCCACGATCCAGGGTGAGGCCAAGCAGATCGCGCTGCGGGCCGCGCGGCTCAGTCCGCCGATCCAGGATCTGTCCGCCTTCGTCGCCCTGCGCCGGCCCTCGCACGAGACCATCGCCCGCTTCGGCCGGGCGATGGACGGGCTGGAGCGCGACCGGATTCGGGCCACCGATCGCCGGGAAGCCGCCGCCCGCACGATCCGGCAGACGCGGGAGCGCATGCGCCGCCGCGAGGCCGGGCGGCCGATCCCCACGCTCGCCGATCTCGCCGCGCTCCGCACCGAGCGCGACGCCCGCCTCGCCCCCGTGCGGGCGCAGCTCGCCGGCGAGCCCGGCGCCGGGAACGCCGACGACCTCGCCCGGTTCGAGGACGCGATGCTGGCGGTCGACCGCGCCGCCGACGACCTCGTGGCCGATGCGGCCCGCGCCGCCGAGCACGGCGCCGACCGGCAGCGCCTCGACGCGGAGGAAGCCGAGGAAGCGGCGGCCGCGCAGGATCTCGCCGCGATCGACGCGCGCCTGGAGGAGGGCCGCATCGCGTGGCACGAGGCCTGGGCGCCCGCCGGCATCGAGCCCGCGACGCCCGCCGAGATGACGGCTTGGCTGACCGAGGTGGAGGCGCGGGTCGAGGATGTGCTCGCCCTCGAGGGCCGGCGCGCCGAGCACGCCCACCTCACCGCCCGGATCGAGACGGCCCGCGCGCCGCTCCTGGCCCTCAGCCGCCGCGCCGGGCTCTCCGACCTCGACGGGCTCGATGTCGGGCTGATCCTCGCCCGCGCGGAGGACCGCGTCGCGGCCCTGTCCGCCGCCTGGGAGGCGACCCGCGAGGCGCAGGCCCGGGCCCGGGCCATCGCGGAGCAGATCGCGCGGATCGAGGTCGAGCGCGCGGAGGCCACCGCCCGGCAGAAGGCGTGGCGGGGGGAGTGGAGCACGGCCCTGCACGGTCTCGGCCTCCGGCCGGAGGCCGAGCCGGACGAGGCCGAGAGCGCGCTCGAAGCCTGGCGGGCCGTGCCCACGCTGCTGCGCGAGCACGACAGCCACCTGCGCCGGATCACCGGCATCCGTCGCGACATGGAGACCTACCGCGGGAGCGTGGCGGGGCTGACGGCAATGCTCGCTCCCGAACTCGGCCCGCTCCCCGCGAGCAGCGCCATGAAGGCGCTGCAAGGCCGCCTGCAGGCGGCCACCCGCGACGAAACCCGTCGCCAGGATCTCGCCCGGCGCCGGGCGGACGCGGCGCAGGCCCTGGAGGCGGCGGCGCGCGCGGCGCTGGCCGCCCGCGAGGCGCTGGCCGCGCACGGCGCCGAGTTGCCGGAACCCGGCCGCGATCCCGCGGGCCTTCACGCCCGGCTCCTCGCCCGACGCGCGCTGCGGACCGAGTTCGCCGGGCGCCGGGCGGAGCTCGCCCGCGCGGCCGAGGGCGTGTCGGAGGAGAGCCTGCGCGCGGATCTCGCCGCCGCGACGCCCGACGCGATCGAGGCCTCCCTCGCCCAGCTCGCCCTCGACGACGACGATCTCGACCAGCGCGGCAAGGTCGCCTTCGCGGACCGGGATCGGGGCGAGCGCCGCCGCAGCGAGCTGGAGGGCGGCACCGGCGCGGAGCTCGCCGCCGCCCAGCGCAAGGCCGCCGAGGCGGAGCTGCAGGCAACCGCCCGGCACTGGGCGGTTCTCAAGCTCGCGAGCCTGCTCCTCGGCTCCGCGATCGGTCGTCACCGGGCAGGCCAGCAGGACCCGCTCCTGACCCGTGCCGGGGCGCTGTTCTCGGGGCTCACGGGAGGGGCCTTCGCGGGGCTCGCCCAGGAATACGACGAGGCCGACAGGCCCTGCATCGTGGGCCGGCGCGCCTCGGGCGAGACAGTCCACGTCTCGGGCCTCAGCGAGGGCACCCGCGATCAGCTCTACCTCGCCCTGCGCCTCGCCCATCTCGAGGATTACGCCGCCCGCAACGAGCCCGCGCCCTTCGTCGGCGACGACCTCTTCCTCACCTTCGACGATGCGCGCACCGCCCACGGCCTGGAGGCGCTCGCCGCGATCGGCGGGACCATCCAGCCGATCCTGTTCACGCATCACCGGCACGTCGCCGAGATCGCGCGGGCGAGGCTCGGGGACGCGGTCGACGTCCTGGACCTCTGA